The sequence below is a genomic window from Fluoribacter dumoffii NY 23.
GATAAACGATCGCTATTTTTATCGCACAGCATCTAATTTGCCTCAATGGGATAGTTTATACATTGAATCCTTTCAGGACATTTTTAATGACATTCAAGATAAACAATATATCGAGTACATACTCAACAACATACAATCACGCCTTAAAACATGTAAGGAGCGCTCATTTCCCGCCTTTATCCACTATAATACGGACAATGTAGAAGATTTATTTTTAAAAATAAGCCATTACTTAGGCAAAGATAATTTAATCCAGAAAAAAATTGAAGAGCAAATAGCTACTGGCGCTCGAATGCGTTCATTTAATCAAGAATGTCAACGAAATGGTGCCAAGACACTATTATTGGGAGGTACTTATGGAAATGGGTGTGTTCTTGCGTCTGCCCAAAAATATGGGAAAACGATTTTTACAAAAACCAATGGTTATTTTCAATCAGCCGATACTCATTGCCGCTGGATAAATTATCAAAAAAAACCGTACATACATGAACATTCAATTATAGACCCCCAAATTACTGAAGGTTTCAATCCATTTAATCCCGCACAGAATGTGGAGAAAATCGGATTTAGCGAGTTTCCAGCATTATTACAAGTAAGCCATCGTTACAAAAGTCGCTTCTTAACATCTGAGATTAAAAAAGCGTGTACTTTATCCGAGTTGCCACGCGCAGAACAGAGAAAGTTAATATTTGCGGAATGTGTCGATTATTCCAAATTTGCCACTGTCAAACCCAGTGCTTTATCGAGAATCAGACGCCGTAATACACAACAGGATCATCAAAGCTTTGACCGGCCAATTTTGTCATGGATGCACAATGGCAGCAGACCAAGCGTTTCTCTCAAGAACCATCGTCAAACCCAAGGCGATGACAAACCAAATGCTAAAAGAGATATAAAACCTTAATTGCAGGCAAATATGTTGTGCAAGAAGCACAACATATTATTTCTTAATGTAGTTATGGAATTTCTTCCTTGATCATGTATTGAATTCTCCCCCACCCTCGACGAGGTGGATTCAATTTGAATCTATTCCATTGATAAAGGAGGTTATATAATTTATTTCATGGAATTGGAAATGCCAATTATTTTCCAGTTCATCATAGGATTAAAATCGGGATTGTCTGTAAACACATGGATTGAATTTTCAGGGTCAATAGCAAACAAAGGAGAAATTATATCCTTTTGTTGAATATATTGCTCATAAGAAAATTGTTCCGTTAATGCCGTCGTTTTAATTTTTGCACCCTCGCTAATTAATAAACCCAATTCATCGAAAGTAATTTTAGAACTAAATAAAGTGCGACCACTATTTTTATAAATAAACTTTTGTTCATTTTGGCCTTTCTGGGGAGCTTGTGTCTGAATGGTAAAAATATCTTTTTCCTCAAAGAAATAACGATAATGCTTTGCGGCAAGAACATTAAAATCTAAATATGGAGTTATAATTAACAATTGTTTTATTTTTATCAAATCCAGTTTTTCTTCCACATATTTAGAAATGGGATTACCCCATAAGGTAATCAATCCTTTCATTTTAGCCTCATTAACAGCAGCCCAGCTTTCGTCGATCAAACAAACATAAAATTGATTTTCTTTTAATTGCTCAGCTATAGCTAGGGCAAGCTTATTGGAACCAATTATCAGCAAGCCTTCTGGTTTTGGTTCCGCCACGCCTAATTTTATGGCTAAAGTTTTAGCCGTTACGCTTTGTAGAATAATAGTTGCAATAATCATAAAAAAAGTAAAAGAAACAAGTTTATTCGCATCGGCATATCCAAGATTTTCTAACTGTAATGCGAATAAAGAAGATATTGCGGCTGCTATAATTCCCCGTGGTGCTACCCAAGAGATTAAATGCCTTTCATTCATTGTTAAGTCTGAACCTAATGAGGATATGTAAACATTTAAAGGACGTATAACAAATTGAATTAAAAGAAAAAGTATAATAGCCTGGTATTTCAAATCCATAAAGTTACTAAAATTAATTCGGGCAGAAAGCACGATAAATAAAAAAGAAACAAGCACAATACTTAAACTCTCTTTAAAGTTTAATATATGTTCTAGCTCGATATCTTTAAAATTTGCTAAGGTAATTCCCATTACTGTTACAGCAAGAAGCCCCGATTCAGACAAAAAATAATTTGCGCTAGAAAAAATAATGCCAATGACCGAAAGAACTGCAAAATTATGTAAATGTTGCGGAATCCAGTATTTTTTAAAGGCTATCCCCAGGCAAATACCTCCAGCAAATCCAAATGACAGGCCAATAAAAGTGATTTTTAAAAACGCAAGTAAGCTCGCGAAAACCCCATAAGTCAAACCTTGTGAGGTAAGTACTTCAAAAACTAAAACAGCTAGAATTGCACCAATAGGGTCTATGAGTATTCCTTCCCAATGTAATACTTTGGAAATATTTGCATTGGGTCTTAAGATTCTCAACATGGGACGAATGACTGTTGGCCCGGTTACAGTCATTAGAGAAGCAAATAAAAAAGAGATAGCCCAGGAAGTCTCAGTAACAAAGTGGGTGCACAAGGCCACTGAGACAAAAGTAATAATAACACCTATGCTGATTAAATTCCCGATAACACTCCCTAAACCTTTAATTTTCGCAAAATTCAGGGTCATACTTCCTTCAAATAAAATTACAGCTACTGAGAAGGAAACGAATGGAAACAATAAGGCTCCTAATTGTCTATCTGGATTAAGCCAATGAAAAACAGGTCCCACAAAAATGCCGCTAAGCAGTAAAAATAGAATAGCAGGTACCTTCAAATAAGATGCAACCCATTGGCAAAAAAAACCAGTAACCAAAATAAAGGAAAATGCAAGAACCAAAATTTCTGACATTGTTTATCACACAATAAATTTATTTTATTTTTCAATAATGTATAGGGTAAAGTTACCAATAGCCAGTAAAGTTTTTCGGAAACAAATTATATGACTCTTAATAGCAATGATTCCTATTTAAATAGGAACAGTTTATTGAAGAACACTTTTGAAAGCGACAGCTCTGGACCCTTCATCATCCAAGCCCTGCCATATGCTCTTGTTGCCACTTAATGAGGTAGCATAAATTTATTTTTTAGATTGCATTTTTTTCTTGCTTTCTATTTGTTGACACATTTTTTTATATTTTTTCTCAAGCAACTTCAACTCTTCGTCATTTAATCGATCCAAATCAATAGTTAAATTATCCGCAGGTTGGTGGGACTTAATTAATTCATCCAATTTTAAATTGATTATGGTTGTATCACGATTTTGGGTATGTTGAATTAAAAAAACCATTAGAAAAGTGACTATTGTAGTACCCGTGTTTATTATCAGCTGCCAGGTATCGGAAAATTTGAAAACAGGACCACATATTATCCATAATATAATAAGAAGAATGGAGGCCAAAAAAGCATACATGCTGCCTGCTGCAGCACTAATAGTAGTTGCAAACTTTTGAAACCATAGATTAAATTTATTCTGTTTTTTCATGATAATTTCTACTCAGTTCATTGCATTCAATTAGGGAATATTATCAAAAACAATTTCACACATCAGGCATTAGAAAGAGCGATGACAGCATGCAATCCAACTCTGCCTCTTCCTGATTATTTCTAAGCGGTGCTTTCCTCTATTTTATACCTATTATTTTTTGGATGATCCACAGTTTCTTCCTGTAAAGGCAAAGTGAGATTATTGAAGTTAAATATACCCCAACATTCATTGCAGCTAATAGTCCCATTTATAATACAAATTAGAAAAGCAATTGAGGGATGTCAATAACTCCAGAATAGAAGTGAATTAAAATCCGTGTACCCTTTAGAGCTCCCCCCAAGAACCTTCCTTCCTCTATCTGGGAAGTGGGTTGACGTCTGGTTTCCAGATCTTTTGATTAATTTTAGCGATGCGCGCAGCCAGGCCAACAACAAGGCCGGCGCTTACCATCTTTGAGATCATTGCATGCCCTCTCGATTCGGTGTTTCCTGGTCTCCTGCTTTTTGGCAGACTCAATCCAGCATATCCATTCATTGCGGGCAAGTGGTGTAATATCTTCCCATACAGCTAACGCTTTCGTGTCAGAAGATAATAGTTTTTGAAAATCCGCTGGCAATTTATGCACCAGACCTGTAGCTATCTCTTTTCCAGTCATTAATTTAATCCTGAAATATCAATTATGCAGTTTATTATCTATTGCAATTTACCTTAATATTACATCAAAGAAATTGGCTTTTTGTTCATATTTTCCCGCTCTTCTCAAATATAATATTTGCTTAGGAGAATGCAACTCGCTATAGTCGCTCCAAGTTCAATCCCAGTAATATATTCTGCAACATGTCTGAGAAAATCTATTGGATATATATTTTACGATGCAGCAATCAAAGCTATTACACCGGCTATACAGATAATCTTGAAAAACGTTTTCAAGACCACTTGGCAGGTAAAGGAAGTAAATATACACGAAGCTTCAAACCCCTCTCGATCGCTCAAAGTTGGCAGATAAAAGGTGATAAATCGATGGCCATGCGCATAGAGCGTTATATTAAAAAACTGTCTAAAGCTCAAAAGGAAAACCTGATTCTTAATCCTTATTCTGACACATTGATAAATATTTTATCCAATGAGTTTTAGCTCTTTAAATTAGAATTTAAACAATTATACAGTTTCATCACTGTACACACTTAAGCTTACCATGATAGGCTTCCAAGCGCATATCAGAATAAAATTGCATTTTTATGGCTTATTTGCATTTATTACGACTGCCCTATTTAATTAATAATGATTCAATCTGCCATACATTCATCAATATTAACTTCATATTTTTTGCGATTACCTTAAATTAACCATAATGTATTTATATGGTACAAACAGATTATTGTTTGCAAAGTTTCTTCGCGTATCTACACTTAAACAATAACTGGAATTCTTCTTTGGATAGGAAATGGGACGATACTTGAGAACAATCTATGGAAATAGAAAAGAAAAGCTTCGTCAAAAAATTGTGATGATGTATCTGTTCTTACTTCTCTTTAATTTTGCTGTCTGGTTTTGGGCTTTTTATTCACTTTATAACTTCCCCTTATTATTTGGATCTGCGGTAATGGCTTACAGCTTTGGATTGCGTCACGCAGTAGATGCGGATCATATAGCAGCAATTGATAATGTTACCCGTAAACTACTGCAGGAAGGGAAGCAACCGATTGGGGTAGGTTTTTTTTTCTCTCTAGGTCACTCCTCAGTTGTTATTATTGCAACCATAATAATTGCCCTGTCCACTCAAGCAATTATGCAAGCTAACTTTGATAAATGGCATCAAATAGGCAGCATTATTTGTACGTCCTGCTCAGCGATATTTCTTTTGTTGATGGCCGTGATCAATATCTTAATTTTTTTCTCCATCTACAAGACTTTCACCCAAATTCGCAATGGCAAAAAGTTTACTGAACAAGATGCTAATGAGCTCATGGGACAAAATGGATTCTTGGTTAAACGTTTTCGTAGATTCATGAATCTCATATCCCATAGTTGGCAAATGTTTCCTCTGGGATTTCTCTTTGGAATTGGTTTTGATACAGCAACTGAAGTAGGTTTACTTGGATTATCCGCAACTCAGGCATCTGAGGGGGTTTCTATGTGGACCATACTTTTGTTTCCCGCTCTTTTCACCGCGGGTATGACTCTAATTGATACCAGTGATGGGATCTTTATGCTGAGTGCATATGGATGGGCCTTTTTAAAACCTGTAAGAAAACTTTACTACAATTTAACTATTACCCTTGCCTCAGCGCTGGTTGCTCTTTTGGTTGGGGGGATAGAGGCTTTGAATTTAATTGCAGGCAAAACAGGATGGAGAGGTTCCTTTTGGAATTTCATTAACCAAATAAACGACCGATTTAACAGCCTTGGTTTTTTTATTATTTTATTTTTTATTTTGAGTTGGGTTGTATCGATTTTTATTTATAAATGGATGAATTTTGCAGCTTTAGACGAACGGTTTGTCGATGACAAGCAACGCAATTCATTTTAATTTTGGAATTGGAGGGTATTAGTATGTCATCTGAAAATTACAGTGCATTAGTCGAGGTTATAAGGAAACTGGTGCCAATATCCCGGCAGGAGATGGATTTACCTTTTACCATGACTCCAGAAGCGGCTCAGGCAATTTTGCATGTTGTCCATGATATTGGAGGACAACCGGACGGTCCTTTAGACAAGTCTCTTCACGAAACAGAGCTCTGGGAAATGTTTACGCATGCTACCGCTGAATGTCTGGCCTGGAGAGGATATTGGGTTTCTGAGGAACGCAGACGCCGGGAAAATGATTTAGGTGTTACTCTCTATTGTGGAACACCTTATTATGCTCGTTGGTTACTGGCAGCAACAAAAATGTTACTTGATAAAGGCTTAATAACACCGGATGAATTAATGTTGAAATTGGATCAAATCAGCAAACGTGAGGAGGCCTGCAAATGAGTGCTAAATTTAAAGTGGGTGATAGAGTAAAAGTGATTGATTTACCCTCATTATTTCATACGCGTACTCAGGGATATACTCGTGGAAAAATAGGCGAGATCGTCATGATAAGGCCCTCTTGGGTAATTCCTGAAGATGAAGCTTGGGGTAGATATGAAGGCCGTAGGGAGCCGTTTTACATGGTTCGTTTTAAAATGACAGAATTGTGGCATGACTATGGCGGTCCGGGTATTGATACTCTAGATACCGAATTATCTGAACGATGGATAGAGCATGTTTAAAAAACATGCCGGACTTATTTTGGAGAAATTCAATGACAAAGAAAACTGGAAAATCAAGTTGCTGCGACGAACATGATCATCTTCATGAGCATAGTCATGATTCAGGCGATGAGTATGTGAATATGCACCCCATTAAAGAACGCGAAGAAGCGATTGAATTTACAATTTTAGAAGCTGCTATCCGTGAACTTTGTATCGAAAAAGGCTTATTTTCAGCCGATGATCATAGACGTTTTGTAGAATGGTATGAAAGCATTGGGCCCATGGGTGGTGCGCGAGTAGTGGCTCGGGCATGGGTTGATCCTGAGTTTAAGAAAAGATTGCTCAAAGATGGCGTAGCGGCTTGTCTGGAAATGGGAATAGATTGGATGAAACCCACAGGCAGTGGAACACCAAGTGACTATACATTCTTGCTTGTATGTGAGAACACCCCAAAAGTTCATCATACTATGGTCTGTACATTGTGTTCATGCTACCCAAGACCGTTACTGGGTACATCACCAGCATGGTATGAACGCATGAATTACCGGCGCAGAATGGTTCGCTGGCCTCGTCAACTCCTAGCTGAATTCGGTACGATTATACCCGAAGACGTTGAAGTAAGGGTTCATGATTCGAATCAAAAAACTCGCTATATGATTTTACCCATGCGTCCTGCAGGTACGGAGGACTGGACTGAAGAGCAACTGCAAACCTTAGTTACGCGCGATACAATGATTGGGGTAACACTACCCAAAGTAGAAAGATTGAATGATAACCATCCAGGAAATCAAAAAAACGAATAGCGGCGTTGACAACTTATCTATTGAAGTCCGCGCACTCTAAAATATCTTATTCCCCCTGCATAGGGGGAGTGCATGATTTCTTTAATCGAGCAACAAGCCCTAAGAATGCATGTTTATAATCCCAAATTTTTATCACGCTCTCTTCGTTTGCACATATTTTAATGAACTACTTATTTATAATAATTACCCGACTTGTCTGATGCCGCAAAATTATAGTTAAGTATTGAAATTAAAGGAATTTTTGATTTTATAATCCATTTAGGATAGCATGATATGACATTCAGTATCTTGCAGTTGAGATTTTCAATAAGCATGGCTGGAATTATTTTAGGGATTGTTGAGCGGCATGGACTGTCCAAATACTACAATTTATCTCAATTCTCATTCTATTGCTCTGAGTATTTTTCCGATTGCTTCTTTTTTTTTCGATTTTAAAAAAGCTACGCTCTCTACCCCAGCAATTCGTTTGTTATCTCACACTGGATGTCTTAACACTTCTCTGTTGTTTATAAACCTGTTTTTACTATGTAAGGAATATTGATGAACAAGAATCCTTTGGTACTGCTGTTCTCAGCAAGTTTGTTAGCTACTAGTGCGCTCGCAGGCACTATGGGTCCTGTAACCCAACACCCTGATTGGGCCTGGGTAGGCACATTCAGTGCTGGTCCAGTCTGGGAAAGTGGTGGTTCAACCCAAACTTTTTTTCTGGCACCGGGTATAGAAAAAACATATGCCGCAGATAAATCCTCCAGTGCTTTATTCCATGGGGAGGTTTTTTTAGGCGTGCAAAAGTGGCTGTCACAAGCTCTGCAAGGTCAAATAGGCCTGGCGGTAGCTGCAACCAGCGATGCCAAACTTTCTGGACATATATGGGATGATGCGGACCCTCTGTTTGATAACTATTCCTATGATTACAAAATTCAGCATACCCACATCGCAGCAAAAGGGAAGCTCCTGGCAGACATGGGCTATTGGCTGATTCCATGGATAAGCGGCAGTATTGGGGTTGGTTTCAACGATGCTCATGGATTCCATAATACACCTCTAATTTTTGAGGCATTGCCTAATCCTGATTTTGCATCCCACACTGAAACCGCATTCAGCTATACAGTAGGAGCTGGCGTGCAAAAAGCTTTAACAGACCATTGGCAAGTAGGGGTGGGCTATGAATTTGCCGATTGGGGGAGAAGCAATCTGGGCCGTGCTGAAGGACAAACTCAAAATAGCGGACTGACCCTAAATCATCTTTATACTAATGGGGTTCTGTTTAATCTCACTTATCTTTCTTAAGGAAAAGGACATGGATAAAAATAATTTAAGGAATAAGATATTAACCGGGATAACCGGATTGGCACTGATGGGTTCCGCCCAGGCAGGAATACCGGTGTGGACATTTGCACCGATTGCAGGCTACCCCCCGACTGTTAGCGTGACTACAACAGGAAAGGCGACAATTAAATACACGGTAACTAACCAGTCACACAAAACCCATATATTAAGGATGAAGCCCATCCAGGGGATTACCCCATCAGGATGTACTTCCCCTTTGGGATTCCATGAAGCGTGTACCT
It includes:
- a CDS encoding SH3-like domain-containing protein, whose product is MSAKFKVGDRVKVIDLPSLFHTRTQGYTRGKIGEIVMIRPSWVIPEDEAWGRYEGRREPFYMVRFKMTELWHDYGGPGIDTLDTELSERWIEHV
- a CDS encoding GIY-YIG nuclease family protein codes for the protein MSEKIYWIYILRCSNQSYYTGYTDNLEKRFQDHLAGKGSKYTRSFKPLSIAQSWQIKGDKSMAMRIERYIKKLSKAQKENLILNPYSDTLINILSNEF
- a CDS encoding SH3-like domain-containing protein, with translation MSSENYSALVEVIRKLVPISRQEMDLPFTMTPEAAQAILHVVHDIGGQPDGPLDKSLHETELWEMFTHATAECLAWRGYWVSEERRRRENDLGVTLYCGTPYYARWLLAATKMLLDKGLITPDELMLKLDQISKREEACK
- a CDS encoding low affinity iron permease family protein, whose product is MKKQNKFNLWFQKFATTISAAAGSMYAFLASILLIILWIICGPVFKFSDTWQLIINTGTTIVTFLMVFLIQHTQNRDTTIINLKLDELIKSHQPADNLTIDLDRLNDEELKLLEKKYKKMCQQIESKKKMQSKK
- a CDS encoding HoxN/HupN/NixA family nickel/cobalt transporter: MGRYLRTIYGNRKEKLRQKIVMMYLFLLLFNFAVWFWAFYSLYNFPLLFGSAVMAYSFGLRHAVDADHIAAIDNVTRKLLQEGKQPIGVGFFFSLGHSSVVIIATIIIALSTQAIMQANFDKWHQIGSIICTSCSAIFLLLMAVINILIFFSIYKTFTQIRNGKKFTEQDANELMGQNGFLVKRFRRFMNLISHSWQMFPLGFLFGIGFDTATEVGLLGLSATQASEGVSMWTILLFPALFTAGMTLIDTSDGIFMLSAYGWAFLKPVRKLYYNLTITLASALVALLVGGIEALNLIAGKTGWRGSFWNFINQINDRFNSLGFFIILFFILSWVVSIFIYKWMNFAALDERFVDDKQRNSF
- a CDS encoding cation:proton antiporter, giving the protein MSEILVLAFSFILVTGFFCQWVASYLKVPAILFLLLSGIFVGPVFHWLNPDRQLGALLFPFVSFSVAVILFEGSMTLNFAKIKGLGSVIGNLISIGVIITFVSVALCTHFVTETSWAISFLFASLMTVTGPTVIRPMLRILRPNANISKVLHWEGILIDPIGAILAVLVFEVLTSQGLTYGVFASLLAFLKITFIGLSFGFAGGICLGIAFKKYWIPQHLHNFAVLSVIGIIFSSANYFLSESGLLAVTVMGITLANFKDIELEHILNFKESLSIVLVSFLFIVLSARINFSNFMDLKYQAIILFLLIQFVIRPLNVYISSLGSDLTMNERHLISWVAPRGIIAAAISSLFALQLENLGYADANKLVSFTFFMIIATIILQSVTAKTLAIKLGVAEPKPEGLLIIGSNKLALAIAEQLKENQFYVCLIDESWAAVNEAKMKGLITLWGNPISKYVEEKLDLIKIKQLLIITPYLDFNVLAAKHYRYFFEEKDIFTIQTQAPQKGQNEQKFIYKNSGRTLFSSKITFDELGLLISEGAKIKTTALTEQFSYEQYIQQKDIISPLFAIDPENSIHVFTDNPDFNPMMNWKIIGISNSMK
- a CDS encoding outer membrane protein, whose protein sequence is MNKNPLVLLFSASLLATSALAGTMGPVTQHPDWAWVGTFSAGPVWESGGSTQTFFLAPGIEKTYAADKSSSALFHGEVFLGVQKWLSQALQGQIGLAVAATSDAKLSGHIWDDADPLFDNYSYDYKIQHTHIAAKGKLLADMGYWLIPWISGSIGVGFNDAHGFHNTPLIFEALPNPDFASHTETAFSYTVGAGVQKALTDHWQVGVGYEFADWGRSNLGRAEGQTQNSGLTLNHLYTNGVLFNLTYLS
- a CDS encoding YdeI/OmpD-associated family protein; protein product: MTGKEIATGLVHKLPADFQKLLSSDTKALAVWEDITPLARNEWICWIESAKKQETRKHRIERACNDLKDGKRRPCCWPGCAHR
- the scnC gene encoding thiocyanate hydrolase subunit gamma, which translates into the protein MTKKTGKSSCCDEHDHLHEHSHDSGDEYVNMHPIKEREEAIEFTILEAAIRELCIEKGLFSADDHRRFVEWYESIGPMGGARVVARAWVDPEFKKRLLKDGVAACLEMGIDWMKPTGSGTPSDYTFLLVCENTPKVHHTMVCTLCSCYPRPLLGTSPAWYERMNYRRRMVRWPRQLLAEFGTIIPEDVEVRVHDSNQKTRYMILPMRPAGTEDWTEEQLQTLVTRDTMIGVTLPKVERLNDNHPGNQKNE